The Vespula pensylvanica isolate Volc-1 chromosome 5, ASM1446617v1, whole genome shotgun sequence genome includes a window with the following:
- the LOC122629080 gene encoding histone deacetylase 4 isoform X8 — MALEYGITTYNMHHTNQLEDVGYRSIEITSAFTHLPQKEMARDTPGSPMSRPRDLGSGGGGGGGGGGGGGGGGGGGGGGGGGGGGAATATLTSGAYHAAVATTDPTTLHGHALQQKILELQQHHQLQQQILRQQYQAQERQLAEMHEQQMHQLKLWEKQKQLEEQLREKERLEALRKKDKHDHSAIASTEVKQRLQSFLVNKKQREAAAAANGAVPGTPGYRSWLQPQSETTSNTNSSHPYRMPQMLQEKFGDDFPLRKTDAGSNPESGPNSPPTVNNSQASPTAGSNTAIQEESESTSYGGPLTSSSQQGSLSDLSLFSSPSMPNISLGRPQIPSSSAQSGSKLAPVSEAEVRAAFTARLGMPLTGQMLPGTLPFYPSLTVIDGDPTYIHKQMQNLEQVSVGSRQHPVYHTAPITDTQVAHTRLQKASHRPLGSRTQSAPLPLGHPMLQSGMMAPPAHYEEYLIEKQHHDQQQAHNYLKQQIRQTVLTRVSSRGQTNQLDEAPESEESEVIDLTGKKDLSEESEISKQQRDREQFLQQQRDLMMRHTLQTNESTAYSGGRSSQSARPLSRALSSPLVHLGPQGGGGDMFARGSPHRANTGLAYDQLMLKHACVCGETVRGHPEHGGRLQSVWARLSETGLSQRCSRVRSRQATLEEIQTCHSEAHTLLFGTNPLNRQKLDMSKLPQLPIIELPCGGVGVDSDTTWNELNTAPAARMAVGCVVDLALKAAMGDIKNGFAVVRPPGHHAESNQAMGFCFFNSVAIAARLLQQKLDIRKILILDWDVHHGNGTQHMFYDDPRVLYLSIHRHDEGNFFPGTGGPTECGTGEGLGYNVNVAWSGGLNPPMGDAEYLAAFRTIVMPIAKVFDPEIVLVSAGFDAAVGHPAPLGGYKVSPACFGRMTQQLLTLAGGKVVLALEGGYDLAAICDSAQECVRALLGDEPTPIREDELTRAPCQNAIDTLQKTIAIQMSHWQCVKLFAHTVGMSAIEASQKEHDETETVSAMASLSMQQPTNLTTTPDHSREVSEEPMEQDEAK; from the exons AGATGGCCAGGGACACCCCGGGCTCGCCTATGTCACGCCCGCGGGATTTGGGTAGCGGAGGaggcggtggcggtggtggcggtggcggaggaggcggtggtggcggcggaggagggggaggagggggCGGGGGTGGAGGTGCTGCAACGGCCACCTTAACTTCCGGCGCCTATCATGCTGCAGTTGCTACCACCGATCCAACGACCCTGCATGGCCACGCTTTGCAACAGAAAATACTCGAG CTACAGCAGCACCATCAGCTACAGCAACAAATCCTGCGGCAGCAGTATCAAGCACAGGAACGGCAATTGGCCGAGATGCACGAACAACAAATGCATCAGCTCAAG CTTTGGGAAAAGCAGAAACAATTGGAGGAGCAAttgagagaaaaggaacgattAGAGGCACTCAGGAAGAAGGACAAGCATGACCATAGCGCCATCGCTTCGACGGAGGTCAAGCAACGTCTTCAG AGTTTCCTGGTGAATAAAAAGCAAAGGGAGGCCGCTGCTGCGGCGAACGGGGCCGTCCCTGGTACGCCTGGATATAGAAGCTG gTTGCAGCCACAGTCCGAAACAACGAGCAACACAAATTCCTCGCATCCTTATCGTATGCCACAGATGTTGCAGGAGAAGTTCGGCGATGATTTCCCACTGAGAAAGACAG ATGCTGGTAGCAATCCAGAATCGGGGCCTAACTCACCACCGACTGTTAATAATTCTCAGGCGAGTCCCACCGCAGGAAGCAATACAGCGATACAAGaa GAAAGCGAAAGTACGAGTTATGGTGGTCCGCTGACGAGTAGTAGTCAACAGGGAAGTCTCTCGGATCTTTCGTTATTTAGTTCACCGTCCATGCCCAACATCTCTTTGGGAAGACCTCAAATTCCATCCAGCTCGGCT caGAGCGGATCGAAATTAGCACCAGTCTCTGAAGCTGAAGTTCGTGCTGCATTCACGGCTCGTCTTGGTATGCCATTGACCGGTCAGATGTTACCAGGCACTTTACCGTTCTATCCATCGCTAACGGTCATCGATGGAGATCCTACGTACATTCACAAACAAATGCAAAATTTGGAACAAGTGTCAGTAGGCAGCAGACAACATCCGGTATATCATACCGCACCGATTACGGATACACAAGTAGCACATACAAGACTGCAGAAGGCTAGTCACCGGCCTTTAGGTA GTAGAACTCAATCCGCGCCATTACCTCTTGGTCATCCGATGTTGCAAAGTGGGATGATGGCACCACCTGCGCATTACGAGGAATATCTGATCGAGAAACAACACCATGATCAACAACAAGCGCACAATTATTTGAAACAACAAATTCGTCAGACCGTCTTAACGCGAGTTAGTTCTCGAGGACAGACCAATCAGTTGGACGAAGCGCCAGAAAGCGAGGAGTCCGAGGTGATAGACCTTACGGGGAAAAAGGATTTATCGGAGGAAAGCGAGATTTCGAAACAACAGAGGGATCGTGAACAGTTTTTGCAACAGCAGAGAGATCTGATGATGAGACACACATTACAGACGAACGAGTCGACGGCCTATTCCGGCGGAAGGAGTTCGCAATCCGCCAGACCACTCTCAAGAGCGCTCTCTAGTCCGTTGGTACATTTAG GACCTCAGGGTGGCGGTGGTGATATGTTTGCTCGGGGCTCACCTCATCGAGCTAACACGGGATTGGCATACGATCAATTGATGCTGAAACACGCCTGTGTTTGTGGTGAAACTGTAAGGGGCCATCCCGAACACGGTGGTAGATTACAGAGTGTCTGGGCTAGGCTATCGGAGACAGGATTGTCTCAACGTTGCAGTCGAGTTCGTTCTCGTCAGGCCACGCTTGAAGAAATTCAAACGTGTCATAGCGAGGCTCACACGCTTCTATTCG GAACGAATCCTTTGAATCGTCAAAAGTTAGATATGTCAAAGCTTCCACAATTGCCGATCATTGAGTTGCCTTGCGGAGGAGTAGGCGTTGATTCCGATACAACGTGGAACGAGTTAAACACGGCACCTGCCGCTCGAATGGCCGTAGGTTGCGTCGTTGATCTCGCTTTGAAAGCAGCGATGGGTGACATCAAGAATGGCTTTGCAGTCGTTAGACCTCCGGGGCATCATGCGGAGAGCAATCAAGCGATGGGCTTCTGTTTCTTCAATTCCGTGGCGATCGCTGCTCGTCTGTTGCAACAAAAACTTGACatcagaaaaatattgatccTTGATTGG gATGTTCATCATGGAAATGGAACGCAACATATGTTCTACGACGATCCTAGAGTACTTTACCTCTCCATACACCGACACGACGAGGGTAACTTTTTCCCAGGTACGGGTGGACCAACAGAATGTGGTACAGGCGAGGGTTTAGGATATAACGTGAACGTTGCATGGTCTGGTGGATTAAATCCACCAATGGGAGACGCCGAATATTTGGCAGcctttcgaacgatcgtgaTGCCGATCGCCAAGGTTTTCGATCCTGAAATCGTTCTAGTTTCTGCGGGTTTTGATGCTGCTGTTGGTCATCCAGCACCTCTTGGTGGCTACAAGGTCAGCCCTGCGTGTTTCGGTAGGATGACACAGCAGTTGCTAACTCTCGCAGGTGGTAAGGTCGTTCTAGCTTTGGAAGGTGGCTATGACTTGGCAGCGATCTGCGATTCCGCTCAGGAGTGCGTGAGAGCTTTGCTAGGTGATGAACCAACTCCAATTCGAGAGGATGAACTCACGCGGGCTCCTTGCCAAAATGCCATTGATACATTACAAAAGACTATCGCCATTCAG ATGTCTCATTGGCAATGCGTTAAACTCTTCGCTCATACCGTCGGTATGAGCGCAATTGAGGCAAGCCAGAAGGAACACGACGAAACGGAAACAGTATCTGCGATGGCTTCGCTTTCCATGCAACAGCCAACGAATCTTAC AACTACGCCGGATCATTCCCGAGAAGTCTCTGAGGAACCGATGGAGCAAGATGAGGCAAAATGA
- the LOC122629080 gene encoding histone deacetylase 4 isoform X3 has product MALEYGITTYNMHHTNQLEDVGYRSIEITSAFTHLPQKEMARDTPGSPMSRPRDLGSGGGGGGGGGGGGGGGGGGGGGGGGGGGGAATATLTSGAYHAAVATTDPTTLHGHALQQKILELQQHHQLQQQILRQQYQAQERQLAEMHEQQMHQLKLWEKQKQLEEQLREKERLEALRKKDKHDHSAIASTEVKQRLQSFLVNKKQREAAAAANGAVPGTPGYRSWLQPQSETTSNTNSSHPYRMPQMLQEKFGDDFPLRKTASEPNLKVRLKQRVERNMAALRHSPLMARRKDRLLSHLKRKSLLANAGSNPESGPNSPPTVNNSQASPTAGSNTAIQEESESTSYGGPLTSSSQQGSLSDLSLFSSPSMPNISLGRPQIPSSSASGSKLAPVSEAEVRAAFTARLGMPLTGQMLPGTLPFYPSLTVIDGDPTYIHKQMQNLEQVSVGSRQHPVYHTAPITDTQVAHTRLQKASHRPLGSRTQSAPLPLGHPMLQSGMMAPPAHYEEYLIEKQHHDQQQAHNYLKQQIRQTVLTRVSSRGQTNQLDEAPESEESEVIDLTGKKDLSEESEISKQQRDREQFLQQQRDLMMRHTLQTNESTAYSGGRSSQSARPLSRALSSPLVHLGPQGGGGDMFARGSPHRANTGLAYDQLMLKHACVCGETVRGHPEHGGRLQSVWARLSETGLSQRCSRVRSRQATLEEIQTCHSEAHTLLFGTNPLNRQKLDMSKLPQLPIIELPCGGVGVDSDTTWNELNTAPAARMAVGCVVDLALKAAMGDIKNGFAVVRPPGHHAESNQAMGFCFFNSVAIAARLLQQKLDIRKILILDWDVHHGNGTQHMFYDDPRVLYLSIHRHDEGNFFPGTGGPTECGTGEGLGYNVNVAWSGGLNPPMGDAEYLAAFRTIVMPIAKVFDPEIVLVSAGFDAAVGHPAPLGGYKVSPACFGRMTQQLLTLAGGKVVLALEGGYDLAAICDSAQECVRALLGDEPTPIREDELTRAPCQNAIDTLQKTIAIQMSHWQCVKLFAHTVGMSAIEASQKEHDETETVSAMASLSMQQPTNLTTTPDHSREVSEEPMEQDEAK; this is encoded by the exons AGATGGCCAGGGACACCCCGGGCTCGCCTATGTCACGCCCGCGGGATTTGGGTAGCGGAGGaggcggtggcggtggtggcggtggcggaggaggcggtggtggcggcggaggagggggaggagggggCGGGGGTGGAGGTGCTGCAACGGCCACCTTAACTTCCGGCGCCTATCATGCTGCAGTTGCTACCACCGATCCAACGACCCTGCATGGCCACGCTTTGCAACAGAAAATACTCGAG CTACAGCAGCACCATCAGCTACAGCAACAAATCCTGCGGCAGCAGTATCAAGCACAGGAACGGCAATTGGCCGAGATGCACGAACAACAAATGCATCAGCTCAAG CTTTGGGAAAAGCAGAAACAATTGGAGGAGCAAttgagagaaaaggaacgattAGAGGCACTCAGGAAGAAGGACAAGCATGACCATAGCGCCATCGCTTCGACGGAGGTCAAGCAACGTCTTCAG AGTTTCCTGGTGAATAAAAAGCAAAGGGAGGCCGCTGCTGCGGCGAACGGGGCCGTCCCTGGTACGCCTGGATATAGAAGCTG gTTGCAGCCACAGTCCGAAACAACGAGCAACACAAATTCCTCGCATCCTTATCGTATGCCACAGATGTTGCAGGAGAAGTTCGGCGATGATTTCCCACTGAGAAAGACAG CATCGGAGCCGAACCTGAAGGTGCGACTAAAACAGCGCGTGGAGAGGAATATGGCGGCCTTGCGGCACTCGCCCCTGATGGCACGAAGGAAGGATCGTCTTCTGTCGCACCTCAAGCGGAAGTCGCTACTAGCAA ATGCTGGTAGCAATCCAGAATCGGGGCCTAACTCACCACCGACTGTTAATAATTCTCAGGCGAGTCCCACCGCAGGAAGCAATACAGCGATACAAGaa GAAAGCGAAAGTACGAGTTATGGTGGTCCGCTGACGAGTAGTAGTCAACAGGGAAGTCTCTCGGATCTTTCGTTATTTAGTTCACCGTCCATGCCCAACATCTCTTTGGGAAGACCTCAAATTCCATCCAGCTCGGCT AGCGGATCGAAATTAGCACCAGTCTCTGAAGCTGAAGTTCGTGCTGCATTCACGGCTCGTCTTGGTATGCCATTGACCGGTCAGATGTTACCAGGCACTTTACCGTTCTATCCATCGCTAACGGTCATCGATGGAGATCCTACGTACATTCACAAACAAATGCAAAATTTGGAACAAGTGTCAGTAGGCAGCAGACAACATCCGGTATATCATACCGCACCGATTACGGATACACAAGTAGCACATACAAGACTGCAGAAGGCTAGTCACCGGCCTTTAGGTA GTAGAACTCAATCCGCGCCATTACCTCTTGGTCATCCGATGTTGCAAAGTGGGATGATGGCACCACCTGCGCATTACGAGGAATATCTGATCGAGAAACAACACCATGATCAACAACAAGCGCACAATTATTTGAAACAACAAATTCGTCAGACCGTCTTAACGCGAGTTAGTTCTCGAGGACAGACCAATCAGTTGGACGAAGCGCCAGAAAGCGAGGAGTCCGAGGTGATAGACCTTACGGGGAAAAAGGATTTATCGGAGGAAAGCGAGATTTCGAAACAACAGAGGGATCGTGAACAGTTTTTGCAACAGCAGAGAGATCTGATGATGAGACACACATTACAGACGAACGAGTCGACGGCCTATTCCGGCGGAAGGAGTTCGCAATCCGCCAGACCACTCTCAAGAGCGCTCTCTAGTCCGTTGGTACATTTAG GACCTCAGGGTGGCGGTGGTGATATGTTTGCTCGGGGCTCACCTCATCGAGCTAACACGGGATTGGCATACGATCAATTGATGCTGAAACACGCCTGTGTTTGTGGTGAAACTGTAAGGGGCCATCCCGAACACGGTGGTAGATTACAGAGTGTCTGGGCTAGGCTATCGGAGACAGGATTGTCTCAACGTTGCAGTCGAGTTCGTTCTCGTCAGGCCACGCTTGAAGAAATTCAAACGTGTCATAGCGAGGCTCACACGCTTCTATTCG GAACGAATCCTTTGAATCGTCAAAAGTTAGATATGTCAAAGCTTCCACAATTGCCGATCATTGAGTTGCCTTGCGGAGGAGTAGGCGTTGATTCCGATACAACGTGGAACGAGTTAAACACGGCACCTGCCGCTCGAATGGCCGTAGGTTGCGTCGTTGATCTCGCTTTGAAAGCAGCGATGGGTGACATCAAGAATGGCTTTGCAGTCGTTAGACCTCCGGGGCATCATGCGGAGAGCAATCAAGCGATGGGCTTCTGTTTCTTCAATTCCGTGGCGATCGCTGCTCGTCTGTTGCAACAAAAACTTGACatcagaaaaatattgatccTTGATTGG gATGTTCATCATGGAAATGGAACGCAACATATGTTCTACGACGATCCTAGAGTACTTTACCTCTCCATACACCGACACGACGAGGGTAACTTTTTCCCAGGTACGGGTGGACCAACAGAATGTGGTACAGGCGAGGGTTTAGGATATAACGTGAACGTTGCATGGTCTGGTGGATTAAATCCACCAATGGGAGACGCCGAATATTTGGCAGcctttcgaacgatcgtgaTGCCGATCGCCAAGGTTTTCGATCCTGAAATCGTTCTAGTTTCTGCGGGTTTTGATGCTGCTGTTGGTCATCCAGCACCTCTTGGTGGCTACAAGGTCAGCCCTGCGTGTTTCGGTAGGATGACACAGCAGTTGCTAACTCTCGCAGGTGGTAAGGTCGTTCTAGCTTTGGAAGGTGGCTATGACTTGGCAGCGATCTGCGATTCCGCTCAGGAGTGCGTGAGAGCTTTGCTAGGTGATGAACCAACTCCAATTCGAGAGGATGAACTCACGCGGGCTCCTTGCCAAAATGCCATTGATACATTACAAAAGACTATCGCCATTCAG ATGTCTCATTGGCAATGCGTTAAACTCTTCGCTCATACCGTCGGTATGAGCGCAATTGAGGCAAGCCAGAAGGAACACGACGAAACGGAAACAGTATCTGCGATGGCTTCGCTTTCCATGCAACAGCCAACGAATCTTAC AACTACGCCGGATCATTCCCGAGAAGTCTCTGAGGAACCGATGGAGCAAGATGAGGCAAAATGA
- the LOC122629080 gene encoding histone deacetylase 4 isoform X5 produces the protein MALEYGITTYNMHHTNQLEDVGYRSIEITSAFTHLPQKEMARDTPGSPMSRPRDLGSGGGGGGGGGGGGGGGGGGGGGGGGGGGGAATATLTSGAYHAAVATTDPTTLHGHALQQKILELQQHHQLQQQILRQQYQAQERQLAEMHEQQMHQLKLWEKQKQLEEQLREKERLEALRKKDKHDHSAIASTEVKQRLQSFLVNKKQREAAAAANGAVPGTPGYRSWLQPQSETTSNTNSSHPYRMPQMLQEKFGDDFPLRKTASEPNLKVRLKQRVERNMAALRHSPLMARRKDRLLSHLKRKSLLANAGSNPESGPNSPPTVNNSQASPTAGSNTAIQEESESTSYGGPLTSSSQQGSLSDLSLFSSPSMPNISLGRPQIPSSSAQSGSKLAPVSEAEVRAAFTARLGMPLTGQMLPGTLPFYPSLTVIDGDPTYIHKQMQNLEQVSVGSRQHPVYHTAPITDTQVAHTRLQKASHRPLGRTQSAPLPLGHPMLQSGMMAPPAHYEEYLIEKQHHDQQQAHNYLKQQIRQTVLTRVSSRGQTNQLDEAPESEESEVIDLTGKKDLSEESEISKQQRDREQFLQQQRDLMMRHTLQTNESTAYSGGRSSQSARPLSRALSSPLVHLGPQGGGGDMFARGSPHRANTGLAYDQLMLKHACVCGETVRGHPEHGGRLQSVWARLSETGLSQRCSRVRSRQATLEEIQTCHSEAHTLLFGTNPLNRQKLDMSKLPQLPIIELPCGGVGVDSDTTWNELNTAPAARMAVGCVVDLALKAAMGDIKNGFAVVRPPGHHAESNQAMGFCFFNSVAIAARLLQQKLDIRKILILDWDVHHGNGTQHMFYDDPRVLYLSIHRHDEGNFFPGTGGPTECGTGEGLGYNVNVAWSGGLNPPMGDAEYLAAFRTIVMPIAKVFDPEIVLVSAGFDAAVGHPAPLGGYKVSPACFGRMTQQLLTLAGGKVVLALEGGYDLAAICDSAQECVRALLGDEPTPIREDELTRAPCQNAIDTLQKTIAIQMSHWQCVKLFAHTVGMSAIEASQKEHDETETVSAMASLSMQQPTNLTTTPDHSREVSEEPMEQDEAK, from the exons AGATGGCCAGGGACACCCCGGGCTCGCCTATGTCACGCCCGCGGGATTTGGGTAGCGGAGGaggcggtggcggtggtggcggtggcggaggaggcggtggtggcggcggaggagggggaggagggggCGGGGGTGGAGGTGCTGCAACGGCCACCTTAACTTCCGGCGCCTATCATGCTGCAGTTGCTACCACCGATCCAACGACCCTGCATGGCCACGCTTTGCAACAGAAAATACTCGAG CTACAGCAGCACCATCAGCTACAGCAACAAATCCTGCGGCAGCAGTATCAAGCACAGGAACGGCAATTGGCCGAGATGCACGAACAACAAATGCATCAGCTCAAG CTTTGGGAAAAGCAGAAACAATTGGAGGAGCAAttgagagaaaaggaacgattAGAGGCACTCAGGAAGAAGGACAAGCATGACCATAGCGCCATCGCTTCGACGGAGGTCAAGCAACGTCTTCAG AGTTTCCTGGTGAATAAAAAGCAAAGGGAGGCCGCTGCTGCGGCGAACGGGGCCGTCCCTGGTACGCCTGGATATAGAAGCTG gTTGCAGCCACAGTCCGAAACAACGAGCAACACAAATTCCTCGCATCCTTATCGTATGCCACAGATGTTGCAGGAGAAGTTCGGCGATGATTTCCCACTGAGAAAGACAG CATCGGAGCCGAACCTGAAGGTGCGACTAAAACAGCGCGTGGAGAGGAATATGGCGGCCTTGCGGCACTCGCCCCTGATGGCACGAAGGAAGGATCGTCTTCTGTCGCACCTCAAGCGGAAGTCGCTACTAGCAA ATGCTGGTAGCAATCCAGAATCGGGGCCTAACTCACCACCGACTGTTAATAATTCTCAGGCGAGTCCCACCGCAGGAAGCAATACAGCGATACAAGaa GAAAGCGAAAGTACGAGTTATGGTGGTCCGCTGACGAGTAGTAGTCAACAGGGAAGTCTCTCGGATCTTTCGTTATTTAGTTCACCGTCCATGCCCAACATCTCTTTGGGAAGACCTCAAATTCCATCCAGCTCGGCT caGAGCGGATCGAAATTAGCACCAGTCTCTGAAGCTGAAGTTCGTGCTGCATTCACGGCTCGTCTTGGTATGCCATTGACCGGTCAGATGTTACCAGGCACTTTACCGTTCTATCCATCGCTAACGGTCATCGATGGAGATCCTACGTACATTCACAAACAAATGCAAAATTTGGAACAAGTGTCAGTAGGCAGCAGACAACATCCGGTATATCATACCGCACCGATTACGGATACACAAGTAGCACATACAAGACTGCAGAAGGCTAGTCACCGGCCTTTAG GTAGAACTCAATCCGCGCCATTACCTCTTGGTCATCCGATGTTGCAAAGTGGGATGATGGCACCACCTGCGCATTACGAGGAATATCTGATCGAGAAACAACACCATGATCAACAACAAGCGCACAATTATTTGAAACAACAAATTCGTCAGACCGTCTTAACGCGAGTTAGTTCTCGAGGACAGACCAATCAGTTGGACGAAGCGCCAGAAAGCGAGGAGTCCGAGGTGATAGACCTTACGGGGAAAAAGGATTTATCGGAGGAAAGCGAGATTTCGAAACAACAGAGGGATCGTGAACAGTTTTTGCAACAGCAGAGAGATCTGATGATGAGACACACATTACAGACGAACGAGTCGACGGCCTATTCCGGCGGAAGGAGTTCGCAATCCGCCAGACCACTCTCAAGAGCGCTCTCTAGTCCGTTGGTACATTTAG GACCTCAGGGTGGCGGTGGTGATATGTTTGCTCGGGGCTCACCTCATCGAGCTAACACGGGATTGGCATACGATCAATTGATGCTGAAACACGCCTGTGTTTGTGGTGAAACTGTAAGGGGCCATCCCGAACACGGTGGTAGATTACAGAGTGTCTGGGCTAGGCTATCGGAGACAGGATTGTCTCAACGTTGCAGTCGAGTTCGTTCTCGTCAGGCCACGCTTGAAGAAATTCAAACGTGTCATAGCGAGGCTCACACGCTTCTATTCG GAACGAATCCTTTGAATCGTCAAAAGTTAGATATGTCAAAGCTTCCACAATTGCCGATCATTGAGTTGCCTTGCGGAGGAGTAGGCGTTGATTCCGATACAACGTGGAACGAGTTAAACACGGCACCTGCCGCTCGAATGGCCGTAGGTTGCGTCGTTGATCTCGCTTTGAAAGCAGCGATGGGTGACATCAAGAATGGCTTTGCAGTCGTTAGACCTCCGGGGCATCATGCGGAGAGCAATCAAGCGATGGGCTTCTGTTTCTTCAATTCCGTGGCGATCGCTGCTCGTCTGTTGCAACAAAAACTTGACatcagaaaaatattgatccTTGATTGG gATGTTCATCATGGAAATGGAACGCAACATATGTTCTACGACGATCCTAGAGTACTTTACCTCTCCATACACCGACACGACGAGGGTAACTTTTTCCCAGGTACGGGTGGACCAACAGAATGTGGTACAGGCGAGGGTTTAGGATATAACGTGAACGTTGCATGGTCTGGTGGATTAAATCCACCAATGGGAGACGCCGAATATTTGGCAGcctttcgaacgatcgtgaTGCCGATCGCCAAGGTTTTCGATCCTGAAATCGTTCTAGTTTCTGCGGGTTTTGATGCTGCTGTTGGTCATCCAGCACCTCTTGGTGGCTACAAGGTCAGCCCTGCGTGTTTCGGTAGGATGACACAGCAGTTGCTAACTCTCGCAGGTGGTAAGGTCGTTCTAGCTTTGGAAGGTGGCTATGACTTGGCAGCGATCTGCGATTCCGCTCAGGAGTGCGTGAGAGCTTTGCTAGGTGATGAACCAACTCCAATTCGAGAGGATGAACTCACGCGGGCTCCTTGCCAAAATGCCATTGATACATTACAAAAGACTATCGCCATTCAG ATGTCTCATTGGCAATGCGTTAAACTCTTCGCTCATACCGTCGGTATGAGCGCAATTGAGGCAAGCCAGAAGGAACACGACGAAACGGAAACAGTATCTGCGATGGCTTCGCTTTCCATGCAACAGCCAACGAATCTTAC AACTACGCCGGATCATTCCCGAGAAGTCTCTGAGGAACCGATGGAGCAAGATGAGGCAAAATGA